Part of the Xenopus tropicalis strain Nigerian chromosome 3, UCB_Xtro_10.0, whole genome shotgun sequence genome, ATATGATACTCAACTACTTATTAGTTTATATTGTTGTTAGAGGTTTTTACCTatgaaaaacataaacatatatcACAAATTAACTCTATTTCTTAATTTTTCTCTTTGCAGTGTGTACAGACTATTTAGACAGATTTTACCACTCATTActagaaaaaaatgcagattttacACCAGCAGCCATAGAGAAAGAGCTCACTGAAGTCTGCAGAAAATCTACTGGAAAGGAGAACCGTCTGGTATGACTGGCAATGGCCATTGCATCCAATCACTTAAGTTGGATGATATATCTGAATTAATCTACtgcattttgcatttgttttacaGTGAGGGTGTGGATGTTGAATAATTTTAGTTATAACAATAAATTTTATGTGGGCTGATTATACAGTATACCACAGATTTGTTTTGTAAATCTTATACCTTGCCCCAAAAATGTGTCTGAGCACTACCTATTTAAAGAACAAATAAAGGTAGAATTAGTGGGTGTCAGGTTGTTGCTTACTTCAGACCCCAGGGTGGCACTCTTCCAAAAATGCTTTTTCTGTCAGCACTGCATCTCAATACTTTTTCAGTGCCTCAGCACTTTAGTTGCAAAAGAATTGCTGTGCTATGCATGTACTCACCCAGGTGACATAGAGGATGCTGTGGCATCAGAAGAGTATGGTGGTGCAGTGCTGAGAGAAAAGTACCCTAGCCAATGTGTTTTTGGAAAAAGATGCCCAGGTCTGAAGTAAGAGACTTACTGGGAAGCCTAAAAACTTGACACCTATCAGTTATTTTACCTTTTCTTGTCTTTCTCTTGACTGCATATGTCTCATGAGGACAGCTTGATAGTAGGATAGCTTGCCTGGCTATGGTGGCCCTGTCTGAGGTATGTAGCTCCATTAAGCACAGGCAGGAATATACGGTGCTCTTCCTGGAAGAATGAAATTTACAATTGAGCTGTGACTACATTCTACCTTCTCCTACTTTGCAGGAAATTCTTTCTTTAGAAGTAGGGAAGGTTTCtttacagatatacagtacaCCAGAGCACTAAATGAATCTGCTAGATCACTGCTGTCCAATTTCtctggtaccgagggccggaatttttctggcctacatgttgGAGAGCCGTTTTGACCACTCTTTTTAaatcacacccacttcaaaccacactcatGCTATAACataagcttttaagaccatacccacattaatggtggtagcacagcttaaatccaaatggttggtgcttactTCAGGGATATCAGACTTCAttgatatgtgaaagaagtttattatgtccagttggacagcactgagctaggtATAACATATCATAAATATACTGCCAAGCATAGCACACCACAGAAAGCAGCAGCCAAATATTCCCCCAGATTATTCTGTCTGGGACCCTCATCTGACCTGAACTTCAGAATATCAGTGTCgatattgtttttcattttttacaagtCTGGGCTATATAAGTATATGACATAAGCTCCCAAAAATAATTGGTCAACACCTTACTTATTAAGTAATTTAAAGCAAAAGTAACACACCTACAGTGAAGCAGTAGTGCCTAGCCAAGAAATCCTATCCCCTTTATGTGCAATGTTTGCAAAAGTGCAGTAACCAGTTTGCTattatacaggtgaccagtaaatgctacatgctgattgtGTGCTATAGGTAATAAGAGATTTGGCAAATTTTgcactgtttatcacataaatACTCAAGGTTTTAGTTGACTTGAAAAGTATTGTGTTAatgttcaggttttttttttttttttaaatataaaagtaaagaTTAAAGCCTTTCTCCTTACTAAACATGGTGAAAATAATGGTTATCATGAATACATGTTTTCATACATATATTTGACAAAACTTTCTTTTTGTTAGTGCTATTATTTAGGGGCCACCAGTGATGCAGCTACTAAAATTCTGGGTGAAGTTACACGTCCTATGAGTGCTCATGTGCCGACCTACAAAATCTGTGAGAAACTACGAAAGATTGATATGCAGATATGTGAGCTAAAATATGGTATGTTTGGAATTAGCCAGGTTGTTCTATGTAAATATCAAATTGAAAAAGGTTCTTGGGAGACATTACTTTTAAATTATGTCCAAGGCACAGAAATATCTCTATTCTAATATTCTAAAAATATCTAGTAAGCaaattaaaaagtttaatttcccCTATTTATTTGATACAGGTAATATCAGATTGACAATACAGGTAATGTAAGCCTTGAAACTTGTTTATGAGTTGTTACCCTGCAGTCCAAGTGCATTCTGCAATCAGGTCAGCCTTTGCATTGAAAtggccattttaattaaaaataatctaGATGTCCTTATTCAGATAAGATACAAGAATTCATCCATTTTAGCTAAACTGCCTGTCaatctgctcatcaaaaacctgTTGTGTGACCCAACACTTTGCCTGTTCAGTTTCCAATGGGGCATGCAGCATTAGTCAAAGTTATACTGTAATAGTATTGGGATAGATAAAGGCATAATAATTTATAAGGAGCCCATACACTGGAAAATACTGGCTTCAGATCTAGCCTCCACTTTGGCAGGtattttttcttataatggaTTATATTCAGACCCCCTGCAAACCTCTCTAGGTATTTAGTCAATATGAAACCTAGAATTTTGAAATGCTTCGAAGAGTTAGTTTTTTGAAAAGTGCTTGTAGCTTCACTTTAATCAGCTTTCATGTGGAATTGTCCTGATTTTATTTATGTCTGATTTCTATAAACGTAAGTATTTCTGAAACAACTGCCCTCACTGGAAGATTGTTGACTGCCACCTGGGAAGTTGGCTTCATCTAGCTTCTAGCCTGAATGAATTTGCACATACTTGGCTAGCATATTGTCAGCTTGCTGATTGTCAGCTTGCTGTTCTCactaatgaaaaatataataagAATGTAATATTTTAAGCTGTAATTTGAAGTCTGAATTCTAAAATCATCGCATTCCTGTTACAGAAAAGAAATTAGATCTGGAAACTATGGATATCTCCAAAATGAAAGTGGCAGATCTCAAGAAGATACTCAACAACTGGGGAGAAACATGCAGAGCATGCATAGAGAAAACAGACTTTGTGGAACTCATAAAGGAGCTGGctccaaaatataaataaaaagccaGAATTCAACCTTACCTTTCTAATATACCACTTCTCTTTTTTTGGTTTAGCTTCCTGTACTCAAAAAATAATATATCCTGTTAATACTCTCTATATCAGCAAATAAACAGTGACTCAGTATTAAGGTGGTCTTAACTGGCAGATTTAAGATGTCAATTTgggtccttaaaggaacagtaacaccaaaaaatgaaagagctttaaagtacattacattaacatttatttataaagtgccaacatattccgcagcgctgtacaataagtgggttacatacattggacatacagagtaacatataaagcaatcagtaaccgatacaagaggtgaagagggccctgcccaaaagagcttacaatctacaaggagaaagggttgagacacaaggtgtgggaatgggcatgaccagagttgtgagaggtgtgacacagggtattgctaaactagattagggtaagcttctctgaataaatgtgtttttagagatctcttgaaagcagagagattgggataaagtctgacagtttgtgggagcgaattccagagaagggggcagcccttgcaaagtcttgaatgcgagcgtgtgaggagggaatgagagaggagttgaggagcaggtcaatagaggagcgtaacaagcgggttggatggtatctcgagatgagttcagagatgtagggtggggcacagttatgaactgctttaaatgtgagggtcattagtttgaattttatcctggatggtagaggaagccagtgcagggattggcagagtggcatggcagaggaggagcggttggagaggtgtatgagcctggcagcagtatttattatggactggaaaggggacagtctttggaggggaaggccaattaatagggggttacagtagtccaggcgagatattataagagagtgaataagaattttggcagcatcttgggtgataaatgatcgtattttggagatatttcttaggtgaaagtgacatgatttgataagtgattggatatgaggggtgaaggacagggcagaatcaaggataaccccaaggcaccgggcctgggaagatggggtaataaaaattaaaaagtaataaaaatataatgcactgttgccctgcactggtaaaactagtatgtttgctacagtaacactactataatt contains:
- the cdnf gene encoding cerebral dopamine neurotrophic factor, with the protein product MNFLAFVPVLGLCWGFACSVAHEAECEVCTDYLDRFYHSLLEKNADFTPAAIEKELTEVCRKSTGKENRLCYYLGATSDAATKILGEVTRPMSAHVPTYKICEKLRKIDMQICELKYEKKLDLETMDISKMKVADLKKILNNWGETCRACIEKTDFVELIKELAPKYK